A window of Streptomyces profundus genomic DNA:
GAGATCCTGGCGCGCGCCGAACAACAGATCCAGCAGGGGCTGCGGTTCGGCCGTGTGCTCGGCGCCCAGGGCGCCGGCACCGACCGCCGGGTCGTCGCCAAGCGCATCCGGTACACGACCGAGTACGAGGGCTTCGACGGCGCCGACTTCGTGATCGAGAACGTCACCGAGGACTGGGACATCAAGCGCGGCGTCTACCAGCGCATCGACGCCGTCTGCCGGCCGGAGTGCGTGTTCGCCGCCAACACCTCCGTCATCCCGATCACCCGGATCGGCGCGGCGACCGGCCGCCAGGACCGCGTCCTGGGCATGCACTTCATGAACCCGGTGCCGCTCAAGCCGACGGTGGAGGTGATCCGAGGCCACCACACCAGCGAGGAGACGCTGGACACCGCCCGTCAACTCCTCACCCAGCTGGGCAAGGAGGGCATCGTCGTCGAGGACTCCCCGGGCTTCGTCTCCAACCGGGTGCTGATGCTCACCGTCAACGAGGCCGTCTACCTCGTCCACGAGGGCGTCGCCAGCGCGGCCGAGGTGGACCAGATCTTCCGCAGCTGCTTCGGGCACAGGATGGGCCCGCTGGAGACGGCCGACCTGATCGGCCTCGACACCATCCTCCAGTCCGTCGAAGGGCTCTACGCGGCCTTCAGCGACAGCAAGTACCGGCCCTGCCCGCTGCTGACCCGGATGGTGGACGCCGGGCTGCTGGGCCGCAAGAGCGGCCAGGGCTTCTTCGCCTACCCGACCACCGCGGCCTCCTGACCTCCCGACCTCCCCGCACTCCTCAGAAACGGCTTGGCACCTATGACCACGCAGCACACCACGGACGGCCACCGGCCGGCGATCCGCGGCTTCCTCGCCCAGTTCTTCGGCGACCACCAACCCGCCGACGAGGACGACATCTTCGCCACCGGCTTCGTCAACTCCCTCTTCATCATGCAGCTTGTCCTCTTCGTCGAGGGCGAGTTCGAACTCACCGTCGAAGACGAGGACCTGGAGATGGCGAACTTCAACACCGTCGCCGCCATCGACGCGTTCGTCGCCCGCAAGCGCGCGACCGTCGCCGGCGACTGACCGCCCATCCGGTACGGAGACCACGATGGCCACACGAGTACAGCTGACCGCCGCGCAGACGGCGGCACGCGCGGCATACGAGAGCTTCGCCCAGGAGCACATCGCCCCGCACGCGGGCGACTGGGACCGGGAGGGAGCCCTGCCGAAGGAGTTCTACGCGACCATCGGCGACGCCGGACACCTGGCCGGCGCCGTACCGGCCGACTACGGCGGCACGGCGCTTGCCCCGATCACGTTCGGGCTGCTCAACGAGGAGCTGGGCCGGGCCTGTTCGTCGGTCCGCAGCCTGCTGACCGTGCACGGCATGGTCTGCCAGGCGATAGCCCGCTGGGGCAGCGCCGGGCAGCGGGAGAGCTGGCTGCCCCGGCTGGCCACCGGCGCCGCGATCGGCGCCTTCGCCCTGACCGAGCCCGGCGCGGGCAGCGATGTGCAGGGGCTCGCGACCACCGCCCGCCGCGACGGGGACGGCTTCGTCATCGACGGCGCCAAGCGGTGGATCACCTTCGGGCAACGCGCCGACGTCTTCCTGCTGTTCGCCCGGCTCGACGACCGGCCCACCGCCTTCCTCGTCGAGGCGACCGCGCCCGGACTCGCCGTCACACCGGTGCGCGGCATCCTCGGCACCCGCGCCTCGATGCTCGCCGAGCTGGACCTGCGCGACTGCCGCGT
This region includes:
- a CDS encoding acyl carrier protein; its protein translation is MTTQHTTDGHRPAIRGFLAQFFGDHQPADEDDIFATGFVNSLFIMQLVLFVEGEFELTVEDEDLEMANFNTVAAIDAFVARKRATVAGD
- a CDS encoding 3-hydroxyacyl-CoA dehydrogenase family protein — translated: MAQSIRTVGVVGAGVMGTGLAQALAVSGHEVLLVDRTEEILARAEQQIQQGLRFGRVLGAQGAGTDRRVVAKRIRYTTEYEGFDGADFVIENVTEDWDIKRGVYQRIDAVCRPECVFAANTSVIPITRIGAATGRQDRVLGMHFMNPVPLKPTVEVIRGHHTSEETLDTARQLLTQLGKEGIVVEDSPGFVSNRVLMLTVNEAVYLVHEGVASAAEVDQIFRSCFGHRMGPLETADLIGLDTILQSVEGLYAAFSDSKYRPCPLLTRMVDAGLLGRKSGQGFFAYPTTAAS
- a CDS encoding acyl-CoA dehydrogenase family protein, with amino-acid sequence MATRVQLTAAQTAARAAYESFAQEHIAPHAGDWDREGALPKEFYATIGDAGHLAGAVPADYGGTALAPITFGLLNEELGRACSSVRSLLTVHGMVCQAIARWGSAGQRESWLPRLATGAAIGAFALTEPGAGSDVQGLATTARRDGDGFVIDGAKRWITFGQRADVFLLFARLDDRPTAFLVEATAPGLAVTPVRGILGTRASMLAELDLRDCRVPGEALLGRPGFGLNAVAATALELGRYSVAWGCVGLAQACLDASLSYAEQRQQFGVRLRDHQLVQRMLADMATHTSAARLLCQQAGWLRQDGDQQGLHATWLAKYFSSTTAFRSAADAVQIHGAHGCGEDYPVQRYLRDAKVMEIIEGSTELQQTTIAESAYLAPRAGTGRKVTE